The following proteins are co-located in the Vagococcus martis genome:
- a CDS encoding plasmid recombination protein, whose protein sequence is MMKRHLLHYAFIPVVFDEKKQREKVSAKEVLTRKELSSFHQDLDKYLKQQIPHIYQEGILNNQTIGIDDVKIIKKMAKEIAEKETELSQRKEHINKKIKEVKKYRCLDSKRVRRSRSMDSFKPINLKKHFRKTIVDTKNLTHLKEFMGGFKKKLNY, encoded by the coding sequence ATGATGAAACGACACCTCTTGCATTATGCCTTTATTCCTGTTGTTTTTGATGAAAAAAAGCAACGTGAGAAAGTCTCTGCCAAAGAGGTCTTAACTAGGAAAGAACTATCTTCTTTTCATCAAGACCTGGATAAGTATCTCAAACAACAAATTCCTCACATTTACCAGGAAGGAATTTTAAACAATCAAACAATTGGCATTGATGACGTTAAAATCATCAAAAAAATGGCAAAAGAAATCGCTGAAAAAGAAACAGAGCTATCTCAAAGAAAAGAGCATATCAATAAAAAAATAAAAGAAGTTAAAAAATATAGGTGTCTCGACTCAAAACGTGTACGACGTTCAAGATCAATGGACTCATTTAAACCAATCAATTTGAAAAAACATTTTAGGAAAACGATTGTTGATACCAAAAATTTAACTCATTTAAAAGAGTTTATGGGTGGGTTCAAAAAGAAGCTGAATTACTAA
- a CDS encoding plasmid recombination protein — protein MSTQKEFFKATVDFLNERYGSQNVLSATVHHDETTPLALCLYSCCF, from the coding sequence ATGAGTACTCAAAAAGAGTTTTTTAAAGCGACAGTTGATTTTCTGAATGAACGATACGGTAGTCAAAATGTATTATCAGCAACCGTTCATCATGATGAAACGACACCTCTTGCATTATGCCTTTATTCCTGTTGTTTTTGA
- a CDS encoding plasmid recombination protein yields the protein MAHVEKFTQGSVNGLSIHIERKTTNHSNLILIQNELI from the coding sequence ATGGCTCACGTTGAAAAATTTACTCAAGGTTCTGTGAACGGATTGTCCATTCACATTGAAAGAAAAACAACCAATCATTCTAACCTGATATTGATTCAGAACGAACTTATTTGA